GGTACATGATGAACTTATATTTGAAATAAAAGAGGAAAAAATAGAAGAATATAGAACAATAATAGAAAATATAATGAGAAATTCTGTTAAATTTGATGATGTAGTCCTGGATATAAATACCAATATTGGTAAAAACTGGGCAGAGACAAAATAGTTAAAATCAAAGGGGGAGAGCAGAAATGTCTTATACCTTTAAAGTAAAGCAGGAGATATTGGCAAATGAGGTAACCAGCGAAATAGAAAAAACATCTGAATTATCTGGAATACTCCTTAGTAAGAATGCATTAGGAAAAGATAAAATAGAACTTAAGCTTGAAAATCTTTCATTAGCAAAAAGAGTATATAAGATACTTAAAGAAATAACCAATCTTACTATTGGAATAAAGTATCTTACAAGTCGGAGACTTGGAGAACATAATGTATATGTTATAACTGTGCAGAAACAAAGAGGATACAGAGATTTTATAAATAAAATAGACATACCTAAAGATGCTGTATCAGATAATGAAGATATACTTAAAGGATTTATAAAAGGAATATTTTTAGCATGTGGGTATATTAAAGACCCTGTGAAAGAGTACGCTTTAGATTTTTTTATTGACAATGAAGAAGCTGCTGACAAGCTTTATGAATTGCTTCAAGAAGAAGGAAAAAAAGTATTTAAAACTAAAAAAAGGAATAAACCTTTGGTGTATCTTAGAAATTCAGAAGATATAATGGATGTAATGGTAATGATTGGTACTATACAGGCTTTTTTCAAATATGAAGAAACTACTATGATAAAAGATTTAAAAAATAAAACTATCAGAGAGATGAACTGGGAAGTAGCCAATGAAACAAAAACATTAAATACTGGAAATAATCAAATAAAAATGATAAATTATATAGGAAAAATACTTGGTTTGAATACCCTAAGTCCTGTGTTGGAAGAAGTAGCATTTTTAAGATTACAAAATCCTGAAAGCTCTCTTCAAGAAATAGCTGAAATGATTGGTATATCAAAATCAGGAGTAAGAAATAGATTCAGAAGAATTGAAGAAATTTACAACAATCTTTTAGAGGAAGAAAGAGAATAGGGGAATAAGCAATATGAAAATAATCAATGATATTTTTGATACAAAGGAA
This Fusobacterium sp. DNA region includes the following protein-coding sequences:
- the whiA gene encoding DNA-binding protein WhiA, encoding MSYTFKVKQEILANEVTSEIEKTSELSGILLSKNALGKDKIELKLENLSLAKRVYKILKEITNLTIGIKYLTSRRLGEHNVYVITVQKQRGYRDFINKIDIPKDAVSDNEDILKGFIKGIFLACGYIKDPVKEYALDFFIDNEEAADKLYELLQEEGKKVFKTKKRNKPLVYLRNSEDIMDVMVMIGTIQAFFKYEETTMIKDLKNKTIREMNWEVANETKTLNTGNNQIKMINYIGKILGLNTLSPVLEEVAFLRLQNPESSLQEIAEMIGISKSGVRNRFRRIEEIYNNLLEEERE